In a genomic window of Bradyrhizobium sp. LLZ17:
- the rocD gene encoding ornithine--oxo-acid transaminase, whose translation MSASVIDFLATEARFGAHNYDPIGVVLSRGEGVWVWDTEGNRYLDCLSAYSAVNQGHCHPKILAAMVEQAHRLTLTSRAFHNDQLALFYQEIAALTGSHKVLPMNSGAEAVESAIKSVRKWGYEVKGVPDGHAEIIVCADNFHGRTLGIVGFSTDPESRTHFGPFAPGFKIIPFGDAAALEQAITPNTVAFLVEPIQGEAGVIIPPAGYFTEVRELCTANNVMLVLDEIQTGLGRTGKLLAEQHEGIEADVTLLGKALSGGFYPVSAVLSNNDVLGTLRPGQHGSTFGGNPLACAVARAAMRVLVEEGMIENAATQGARFLEGLKDIRANTIREVRGRGLMLAVELHPEAGRARRYCEALQGKGILAKDTHEHTIRIAPPLVITSEQVDWALEQFAAILTQDFS comes from the coding sequence ATGAGCGCGTCGGTCATTGATTTCCTCGCAACGGAAGCACGCTTTGGCGCCCATAACTACGACCCGATCGGCGTCGTGCTGTCGCGGGGCGAAGGTGTCTGGGTCTGGGACACCGAAGGCAACCGCTATCTCGATTGCCTCTCCGCCTATTCCGCAGTCAATCAGGGCCACTGCCACCCCAAGATCCTTGCGGCAATGGTGGAACAGGCACACCGGCTGACGCTCACCTCGCGCGCCTTCCACAATGACCAGCTCGCCTTGTTCTACCAAGAGATCGCGGCGCTGACCGGCTCGCACAAGGTGCTGCCGATGAACAGCGGCGCCGAGGCGGTCGAAAGCGCGATCAAGTCGGTGCGCAAATGGGGCTATGAGGTGAAGGGCGTGCCGGACGGCCATGCCGAGATCATCGTTTGCGCCGACAATTTCCACGGACGCACGCTGGGCATCGTCGGCTTTTCAACCGACCCTGAGAGCCGCACCCATTTTGGACCGTTCGCGCCGGGGTTCAAAATCATCCCGTTCGGCGATGCCGCTGCGCTGGAACAAGCGATCACGCCGAACACCGTCGCCTTCCTGGTCGAGCCGATCCAGGGCGAAGCCGGTGTCATCATTCCGCCAGCCGGCTATTTCACCGAGGTGCGGGAGCTCTGCACCGCCAACAACGTCATGCTGGTGCTCGACGAGATCCAGACCGGGCTCGGCCGGACCGGCAAGCTGCTCGCCGAGCAGCACGAGGGCATCGAGGCGGACGTGACGCTGCTCGGCAAGGCCCTGTCCGGCGGCTTCTATCCGGTGTCCGCCGTACTCTCGAACAACGACGTGCTCGGAACGTTGAGACCCGGGCAGCATGGCTCGACCTTCGGCGGCAACCCGCTTGCCTGCGCGGTGGCGCGCGCGGCGATGCGCGTGCTGGTCGAGGAAGGCATGATCGAGAACGCGGCCACGCAGGGCGCGCGCTTTCTCGAAGGCTTGAAAGACATCCGCGCCAATACGATCCGCGAAGTGCGCGGGCGCGGCCTGATGCTGGCGGTCGAGCTGCATCCGGAAGCCGGCCGCGCCCGCCGCTACTGCGAGGCGCTCCAGGGCAAGGGCATCCTCGCCAAGGACACCCATGAGCACACCATCCGCATCGCCCCGCCGCTGGTGATCACCAGCGAGCAGGTCGACTGGGCGCTCGAGCAGTTTGCCGCGATACTGACGCAGGATTTTTCGTGA
- a CDS encoding sugar phosphate isomerase/epimerase family protein encodes MRDFSSDHRWLSLNTATVRKQGDLVGIIDACAKHGIRAIDPWRDQVASVGLDRAARAVRDARLELSGYCRGGMFPSDASRRIEVRDDNRRCVDEAKALGAPCIVLVVGGLPQYSRPGSEASKDIVAARGQVEEALAEMLDYAKQAKLPLAIEPLHPAYAADRACVNTTKQALDICDRLDPGRTGVLGVALDVYHIWWDPELMAQIARAGKDRLLAFHVCDWLVPTRDILNDRGMMGDGVIDIKSARATVEAQGYAGYCEIEIFSNDWWDKPMDEVLRTCIERHRMVV; translated from the coding sequence ATGCGCGATTTCTCGTCCGACCATCGCTGGCTGTCGCTGAACACGGCGACAGTCCGCAAGCAGGGTGACCTCGTCGGAATCATCGACGCCTGCGCAAAGCACGGCATCCGTGCCATCGACCCCTGGCGCGACCAGGTCGCTTCCGTCGGCCTCGATCGCGCCGCGCGCGCGGTGCGCGACGCCCGCCTCGAGCTCTCCGGTTATTGCCGCGGCGGCATGTTCCCTTCGGACGCGTCGCGTCGCATCGAAGTCCGCGATGACAACCGGCGCTGCGTCGACGAAGCCAAGGCCCTGGGCGCGCCCTGCATCGTTCTGGTCGTCGGCGGCCTGCCGCAATATTCCCGGCCGGGCAGCGAGGCGTCGAAGGATATCGTGGCCGCGCGCGGGCAGGTCGAGGAAGCGCTGGCGGAAATGCTCGATTATGCCAAGCAGGCAAAGCTGCCGCTGGCGATCGAGCCGTTGCATCCGGCCTACGCGGCGGACCGCGCCTGCGTGAACACGACAAAGCAGGCGCTCGACATCTGCGACCGGCTCGATCCGGGCCGGACCGGCGTGCTCGGCGTCGCGCTCGACGTCTATCACATCTGGTGGGACCCGGAGCTGATGGCCCAGATCGCGCGCGCCGGCAAGGATCGCCTGCTCGCCTTCCATGTCTGCGACTGGCTGGTGCCGACCAGGGACATTCTCAACGATCGCGGCATGATGGGCGACGGCGTCATCGACATCAAATCCGCGCGCGCGACGGTCGAAGCGCAGGGCTACGCCGGCTATTGCGAGATCGAGATCTTCTCCAACGATTGGTGGGACAAGCCGATGGACGAGGTGCTGCGCACTTGCATCGAGCGGCACAGGATGGTGGTGTAG
- a CDS encoding LysR substrate-binding domain-containing protein — protein sequence MVRITAPTAFGRACLVPVLAELMEAHPALQIDLDLSDRYLGLQSSGVDLAIRLSDDAPSGWMSVDLGAVPVRLCASPAYMFALRPSHLLRAARVRVIVEALQKRLGRPSP from the coding sequence TTGGTCCGTATTACCGCGCCCACAGCGTTCGGGCGCGCCTGCCTCGTGCCGGTCCTGGCGGAACTGATGGAGGCCCATCCGGCGTTGCAGATCGACCTCGATCTGTCGGACCGATACCTCGGTCTGCAGTCGAGCGGCGTCGACCTCGCCATTCGCCTGTCTGATGACGCGCCCTCGGGCTGGATGAGTGTCGATCTCGGAGCGGTTCCGGTGCGGTTATGCGCCTCTCCCGCCTACATGTTCGCGCTTCGGCCGTCGCATCTGCTGCGCGCGGCACGCGTCAGAGTGATTGTCGAGGCACTGCAAAAACGGCTAGGCCGCCCCAGCCCGTAG
- a CDS encoding dihydrodipicolinate synthase family protein, whose amino-acid sequence MNKSVQPMSSFSLRLPKADRSIETYRLAASRTFPAKLDGALNRIAFSAVHTVVDPFADNDPWLSAAVDWDKTIAFREHVWDLGLGVAEAMDTAQRGMGLDWPTSLELITRSVGAAKRRNALVFSGAGTDHLAVEDAKSLDDVIRAYEEQISAVEKVGGRIILMASRALAKLGRNADDYAKVYDRVLSQVREPVIIHWLGDMFDPALTGYWGTNDLDEAMDIAVAVINSNAAKVDGVKVSLLDKQREIDMRRRLDKRIKMYTGDDFNYAELIAGDERGFSHALLGIFDAIAPAASYALSRLAAGDEAGFHDVLGPTVPLSRHIFKAPTRFYKTGVVFMAYLNGHHDHFTMVGGQESTRSMLHLAELFRLADKAGLLANPELATRRMKAVLSTHGIES is encoded by the coding sequence ATGAACAAGTCCGTCCAACCCATGTCGTCATTCTCGCTCAGGCTGCCGAAGGCCGATCGCTCGATCGAGACCTATCGGCTCGCGGCGTCGCGAACATTTCCGGCGAAGCTCGATGGCGCGCTGAACCGCATCGCGTTCTCGGCCGTGCATACGGTCGTCGATCCCTTCGCCGACAACGATCCCTGGCTCTCCGCCGCCGTCGACTGGGACAAGACCATCGCGTTCCGCGAGCACGTCTGGGACCTCGGGCTCGGCGTCGCCGAAGCCATGGACACCGCGCAACGCGGCATGGGGCTGGACTGGCCGACCTCGCTTGAGCTGATCACGCGCTCGGTCGGCGCCGCGAAGCGTCGCAACGCGCTGGTGTTCTCGGGCGCAGGCACCGACCATCTCGCGGTCGAGGATGCCAAGAGCCTTGACGACGTCATCCGCGCCTACGAGGAGCAGATCTCGGCGGTCGAGAAGGTCGGCGGCCGCATCATTCTTATGGCGTCGCGCGCGCTGGCCAAGCTCGGCCGCAATGCCGACGACTACGCAAAAGTCTACGACCGCGTGCTGTCGCAGGTCCGCGAGCCCGTGATCATCCACTGGCTCGGCGACATGTTCGATCCGGCGCTGACGGGATATTGGGGCACCAACGATCTCGACGAGGCGATGGACATTGCGGTGGCCGTCATCAATAGCAACGCCGCCAAGGTCGATGGCGTCAAGGTCTCGCTGCTCGACAAGCAGCGCGAGATCGACATGCGCAGGCGTCTCGACAAGCGGATCAAGATGTACACCGGCGACGACTTCAACTACGCGGAGCTGATCGCCGGCGACGAGCGGGGCTTTTCGCACGCGCTGCTGGGTATCTTCGATGCGATCGCGCCGGCGGCGTCCTATGCGCTGTCGCGGTTGGCGGCCGGCGACGAGGCCGGCTTTCACGATGTGCTGGGGCCCACCGTGCCGCTGTCGCGGCATATCTTCAAGGCGCCGACGCGCTTCTACAAGACCGGCGTCGTCTTCATGGCGTACCTCAACGGCCACCATGACCACTTCACGATGGTCGGCGGCCAGGAGAGCACACGGTCGATGCTGCATCTGGCCGAACTGTTTCGCCTGGCCGACAAGGCCGGCCTGCTCGCCAATCCGGAATTGGCGACGCGGCGGATGAAGGCGGTGCTCTCAACGCATGGGATCGAATCCTGA
- a CDS encoding ABC transporter substrate-binding protein — MKRWIGVVSAALMMLAAAPAQAADKVVLMLNWYVYGEHAPFYYGKAKGIYAAEGIDLEIQEGRGSAATTQAVAAKTADFGYVDVPTMMRAAIKGAPVIATGVLLQTSPMSVMGLVDKNIRKPEDIKGKTVAITPADSMTQIWPLFLKKTGLKESDFNTVAGDGQTKLNAVINGQADLLLGYVMDQSMKIKDATGKDVYPIKFADYGINMVSSGIIANSDYVKANADLVRRFMSATTKAVEAAEKEPKAAAQSILDANPKGGKIDTLTQGFELTIPLYRTPETKGKRPFQVTDQNMTDSVNLMVEYGGLDAKAKQNPKAFYTNDYLPKSGT, encoded by the coding sequence ATGAAGCGATGGATAGGAGTTGTGTCGGCGGCGCTGATGATGTTGGCGGCTGCGCCGGCACAGGCGGCCGACAAGGTCGTGCTGATGCTGAACTGGTACGTCTATGGCGAGCACGCGCCGTTCTACTACGGCAAGGCCAAGGGCATCTACGCGGCCGAGGGCATCGACCTCGAGATCCAGGAAGGCCGCGGCTCGGCTGCGACCACGCAGGCCGTTGCCGCCAAGACCGCCGATTTCGGCTATGTCGACGTTCCCACCATGATGCGTGCCGCGATCAAGGGCGCGCCCGTGATCGCGACCGGCGTGCTGCTCCAGACCAGCCCGATGTCGGTCATGGGTTTGGTCGACAAGAACATCAGGAAGCCCGAGGACATCAAAGGCAAGACGGTGGCGATCACACCGGCGGATTCCATGACCCAGATCTGGCCGCTGTTCCTGAAGAAGACCGGGCTGAAGGAGAGCGACTTCAATACCGTCGCCGGCGACGGCCAGACCAAGCTCAACGCCGTCATCAACGGCCAGGCTGATCTCTTGCTTGGCTACGTCATGGACCAGTCGATGAAGATCAAGGACGCCACCGGCAAGGACGTCTATCCGATCAAGTTTGCCGACTACGGCATCAACATGGTCTCTTCCGGCATCATCGCCAACTCCGACTATGTGAAGGCCAATGCCGATCTCGTTCGCCGCTTCATGTCGGCGACGACCAAGGCCGTCGAGGCTGCGGAGAAGGAGCCGAAAGCGGCGGCGCAGTCGATCCTCGATGCCAACCCGAAGGGTGGCAAGATCGACACGCTGACGCAGGGCTTTGAGCTGACCATTCCGCTCTATCGGACGCCCGAGACCAAGGGCAAGCGGCCGTTCCAGGTCACCGATCAGAACATGACCGACAGCGTCAACCTGATGGTCGAATATGGCGGACTTGATGCCAAGGCCAAGCAGAACCCGAAGGCCTTCTACACCAATGATTATCTGCCGAAGAGTGGCACGTGA
- a CDS encoding Gfo/Idh/MocA family protein — MTTQRLGLIMNGITGRMGLNQHLIRSIVAIREQGGVRLKNGDRVMPDPILVGRSAEKVEALAKRYNITRWTTDLDAALADKSDTMFFDAATTQARPGLLTQAINAGKHVYCEKPIATNFEEALEVVKLANARGVRHGTVQDKLFLPGLKKIAFLRDSGFFGRILSVRGEFGYWVFEGGWQEAQRPSWNYRDEDGGGIILDMVCHWRYVLDNLFGEVESVSCIGNTDIPERFDEQGKKYKATADDSAYATFQLKGGAIAHINMSWVTRVYRDDLVTFQVDGTLGSAVAGLSDCMIQARQATPRPVWNPDEKRLHDFYADWQKLPDNVTYDNGFREQWEMFIRHVYEDAPYKFTLLEGVKGVQLAECALKSWKERRWIDVAPIKA; from the coding sequence ATGACCACCCAACGCCTCGGCCTCATCATGAACGGCATCACCGGCCGCATGGGGCTCAACCAGCATCTGATCCGCTCGATCGTCGCGATCCGGGAGCAGGGTGGCGTTCGCTTGAAGAACGGCGACCGCGTCATGCCCGATCCGATCCTGGTCGGCCGCAGCGCCGAGAAGGTCGAGGCGCTGGCCAAGCGCTACAACATCACGCGCTGGACCACCGACCTCGATGCGGCACTCGCCGACAAGAGCGACACCATGTTCTTCGACGCCGCCACCACGCAGGCGCGGCCAGGCCTGCTGACCCAGGCCATCAACGCCGGCAAACACGTCTATTGCGAGAAGCCGATTGCGACGAATTTCGAAGAGGCGCTCGAGGTCGTCAAGCTCGCCAACGCCAGGGGCGTCAGGCACGGAACGGTGCAGGACAAGCTGTTCCTGCCGGGCCTGAAGAAGATCGCCTTCCTGCGCGATTCCGGCTTCTTCGGCCGCATCCTCTCTGTGCGCGGCGAGTTCGGCTATTGGGTGTTCGAAGGTGGCTGGCAGGAGGCGCAGCGGCCGTCATGGAATTATCGCGACGAGGACGGCGGCGGCATCATCCTCGACATGGTTTGCCATTGGCGCTACGTGCTCGACAATCTCTTCGGCGAAGTCGAGAGCGTGAGCTGCATCGGCAACACCGACATCCCCGAGCGTTTCGACGAGCAGGGCAAGAAGTACAAGGCGACGGCCGACGACTCCGCCTATGCCACGTTCCAGCTCAAGGGCGGCGCCATCGCGCATATCAACATGTCCTGGGTCACGCGCGTCTATCGCGACGACCTCGTCACCTTCCAGGTCGACGGCACGCTCGGCTCGGCGGTTGCGGGCCTCTCCGACTGCATGATCCAGGCGCGGCAGGCGACGCCCCGGCCGGTGTGGAATCCCGACGAGAAGCGGCTGCACGATTTCTATGCCGACTGGCAGAAACTGCCCGACAACGTCACCTACGACAACGGCTTTAGGGAGCAATGGGAGATGTTCATTCGTCACGTCTACGAGGATGCACCTTACAAGTTCACGCTGCTCGAAGGCGTCAAGGGCGTGCAGCTCGCTGAATGCGCGTTGAAGAGCTGGAAGGAACGGCGCTGGATCGACGTCGCCCCGATCAAGGCCTGA
- a CDS encoding nitroreductase family protein, protein MQSAPEFPIYAPDLTDPYNARRLSCAEALYGVLGVERDNKLGRMMQFARNFDFYGAPVGLIVALDRRLERGQWADVGIYLAHLLLLAQERGLATCAQAAWAAMNQTVRAFLDMPEPYLLYCGVPLGYARSRSAHQYVADGAGALDRERRNARVCRS, encoded by the coding sequence GTGCAATCCGCGCCCGAATTTCCGATCTACGCGCCTGACCTGACGGACCCGTACAACGCGCGCAGACTCTCGTGCGCCGAGGCGCTCTACGGTGTCCTGGGGGTTGAGCGGGACAACAAGCTTGGGCGAATGATGCAGTTTGCCCGCAACTTCGATTTTTATGGCGCGCCGGTTGGACTCATCGTCGCGCTGGACAGGAGACTGGAGCGCGGGCAGTGGGCCGATGTCGGCATCTATCTCGCCCACCTCCTGCTGTTGGCCCAGGAGCGGGGCCTCGCAACCTGTGCCCAAGCGGCTTGGGCGGCCATGAACCAGACGGTTCGCGCCTTCCTCGACATGCCGGAGCCGTATCTTCTCTATTGTGGCGTGCCGCTCGGCTACGCTCGATCCCGAAGCGCACATCAATACGTTGCGGATGGGGCGGGAGCCCTGGATCGCGAACGCCGAAATGCGCGGGTTTGTCGATCATGA
- a CDS encoding ABC transporter ATP-binding protein: MNPATRTAEVQPAAHLRLVSDRAAGEASGITLSGVSKTYRTRDGDVPSLRPLDFHINDGEFFVVVGPSGCGKSTLLKLISGLLPPTSGEILVEGEKVTSPHGNVGIVFQNALLLPWRNILSNVMLPIDMKRLARDEYLARAKALLKLVGLEGFEKKLPWQLSGGMQQRASICRALVHDPRIMLMDEPFGALDALTRERMNVELMRIQRETKKTVLLITHSIPEAVFLADRVLVMTERPGAVAAIYDVPLPRPRSLDVMADPVFTELVQRIRKHFFSQGALD; encoded by the coding sequence ATGAACCCAGCAACAAGGACGGCTGAGGTGCAGCCGGCCGCGCATTTGAGATTGGTGAGCGACCGCGCCGCGGGCGAGGCGTCGGGCATCACCCTGTCCGGCGTGTCGAAGACCTACCGGACGCGCGACGGCGACGTGCCGTCGCTGCGGCCGCTGGATTTTCACATCAACGACGGCGAGTTCTTCGTCGTGGTCGGCCCGTCCGGCTGCGGCAAGTCCACGCTGCTCAAGCTGATCTCCGGGCTGTTGCCGCCGACATCGGGCGAGATTCTGGTCGAGGGCGAGAAGGTGACGTCACCGCACGGCAATGTCGGCATCGTGTTCCAGAACGCGCTGCTGCTGCCCTGGCGAAACATCCTGTCGAATGTGATGCTGCCGATCGACATGAAGCGTCTCGCCCGGGATGAATATCTCGCTCGCGCCAAGGCGCTGCTGAAGCTGGTTGGCCTCGAAGGATTTGAGAAGAAGCTGCCCTGGCAGCTCTCCGGCGGCATGCAGCAGCGCGCCTCGATCTGCCGCGCGCTGGTGCATGATCCCAGGATCATGCTGATGGACGAGCCGTTCGGCGCGCTCGATGCGCTGACGCGCGAGCGCATGAACGTCGAATTGATGCGGATTCAGCGCGAGACGAAGAAGACCGTGCTGCTGATCACGCATTCCATTCCCGAGGCCGTATTCCTCGCCGACCGCGTGCTGGTCATGACCGAGCGCCCCGGTGCGGTCGCCGCGATCTACGACGTGCCGCTGCCGCGCCCGCGTTCGCTCGACGTGATGGCCGATCCTGTCTTCACCGAGCTCGTGCAACGCATCCGCAAGCATTTTTTCTCGCAAGGGGCGCTGGATTAG
- a CDS encoding nitroreductase family protein has translation MRRLIVDCVSPSMRAAPPKLPAIRDRRSVRAFLDKPVPAATIQEILEIAAFSPSSSNMQPWRIYALSGPVLADLKAQVRQSAACNPRPNFRSTRLT, from the coding sequence ATGCGGCGGCTGATCGTGGACTGCGTCAGCCCGAGCATGCGCGCCGCGCCTCCGAAGCTTCCTGCGATCCGGGACCGGCGATCCGTTCGCGCATTCCTGGACAAGCCAGTCCCGGCTGCCACGATTCAGGAAATCCTGGAGATTGCGGCGTTCTCCCCTTCCAGCAGCAACATGCAGCCATGGCGCATCTACGCGCTCAGCGGGCCGGTGCTTGCGGACCTGAAGGCGCAGGTTCGGCAAAGCGCCGCGTGCAATCCGCGCCCGAATTTCCGATCTACGCGCCTGACCTGA
- a CDS encoding ion channel → MNIDQIRERWADPLLTGLTALLMIMMFVVSPLQALGIFAFQASELVLALLLVVGIFVISGSPVAVGAMLIALVMITVGAILRLKSPSILDLNLFAGSWFIVGITMAWAVARATFAPGRVTYHRVIGAVLLYMTIAVIFSALYTFMGSLVPNAFAGMTVEDSPALASQVIYFSFATLTTTGYGDVAPVHPIVRSLCNIEAVFGQLYPATLLARLVTLEIAHRDQDS, encoded by the coding sequence ATGAACATCGACCAGATCCGCGAGCGCTGGGCCGATCCGCTTCTGACCGGGCTGACCGCGCTGCTCATGATCATGATGTTCGTGGTCTCCCCGCTGCAGGCGCTGGGGATTTTTGCGTTTCAGGCGTCCGAACTCGTGCTGGCGCTGCTGCTCGTGGTCGGCATCTTCGTGATCTCCGGCAGTCCGGTCGCGGTCGGCGCCATGCTGATCGCGCTCGTCATGATCACGGTCGGCGCGATCCTGCGGCTCAAATCGCCCTCCATCCTCGATCTCAATCTGTTCGCTGGCTCCTGGTTCATCGTCGGGATCACCATGGCCTGGGCGGTGGCGCGCGCGACTTTTGCACCGGGCCGCGTCACCTATCACCGCGTGATCGGTGCGGTGCTGCTGTATATGACGATCGCAGTGATCTTCTCGGCGCTCTACACCTTCATGGGCTCACTGGTGCCGAACGCGTTCGCCGGCATGACGGTGGAGGACAGTCCGGCGCTGGCGAGCCAGGTGATCTATTTCAGCTTCGCGACGCTGACGACAACCGGCTATGGCGACGTCGCGCCGGTGCATCCGATCGTGCGCAGCCTGTGCAATATCGAGGCGGTGTTCGGCCAGCTCTACCCGGCGACGCTGCTGGCGCGATTGGTCACGCTGGAGATCGCGCATCGCGATCAGGACTCCTGA
- a CDS encoding cytochrome P450 yields the protein MNADAKELAASFDLEKLTPEFYDNPYPTYRALRENEPVKRLPNGTVFLTRYDDLVTAYKNTKSFSSDKKREFAPKYGDTPLYEHHTTSLVFNDPPAHTRVRRLIMGALSPRAIAGMEGDLIKLVDGLLDAIAAKGDCELIEDFAASIPIEVIGNLLDVPHDERAPLRDWSLAILGALEPVVTSGAAARGNQAVKDFLAYLETLVARRRRKPGNPERDVLTRLIQGEDNGERLTEKELLHNCIFLLNAGHETTTNLIGNGLVALHRNPDQKQRLIDNPDLIKTAVEEMLRYESSNQLGNRMTTEKVELGGVMLDAGTSITLCIGAANRDPAQFPDPEAFDVARTPNRHLAFATGAHQCAGMALARLEGAIAISRFLARFPAYAVSGQPVRGGRVRFRGFLSVPCSIR from the coding sequence ATGAACGCAGATGCGAAGGAGCTGGCGGCAAGCTTCGACCTGGAGAAGCTGACGCCGGAATTCTACGACAATCCCTACCCGACCTATCGTGCACTGCGGGAGAACGAGCCGGTCAAGCGCCTGCCGAACGGCACCGTGTTCCTGACCCGCTACGACGATCTCGTCACCGCCTACAAGAACACCAAGTCGTTCAGCTCCGACAAGAAGCGCGAGTTCGCGCCGAAATACGGCGACACTCCGCTCTACGAGCACCACACCACCAGCCTCGTGTTCAACGATCCCCCCGCGCACACCCGCGTGCGGCGGTTGATCATGGGCGCACTGTCGCCGCGCGCGATCGCCGGCATGGAAGGTGATCTCATCAAGCTGGTCGACGGTCTGCTCGACGCCATCGCCGCCAAGGGCGATTGCGAGCTGATCGAAGATTTTGCTGCCTCGATTCCCATCGAGGTGATCGGCAACCTCCTCGACGTTCCCCACGATGAACGCGCACCGTTGCGCGACTGGTCGCTGGCGATCCTGGGAGCACTCGAGCCCGTTGTAACGAGCGGGGCGGCGGCGCGCGGCAACCAGGCGGTGAAGGACTTCCTCGCCTATCTCGAGACGCTGGTCGCGCGCCGGCGCCGAAAGCCCGGCAATCCCGAACGCGACGTGCTGACGCGCCTGATCCAGGGCGAGGATAACGGCGAACGGCTGACCGAGAAGGAGCTGCTGCACAATTGCATCTTCCTGCTCAACGCCGGCCACGAGACCACGACCAATCTGATCGGCAATGGCCTCGTGGCGCTGCACCGAAATCCGGACCAGAAGCAGCGGCTGATCGACAATCCCGATTTGATCAAGACCGCGGTCGAGGAGATGCTGCGTTACGAGAGCTCGAACCAGCTCGGCAACCGCATGACCACGGAAAAGGTCGAGCTCGGCGGCGTCATGCTCGATGCCGGCACGTCGATCACGCTATGCATCGGCGCTGCCAACCGCGATCCCGCGCAGTTTCCAGACCCCGAAGCTTTCGACGTCGCGCGCACGCCAAACCGGCACCTCGCCTTCGCCACCGGCGCGCATCAATGCGCCGGCATGGCGCTGGCGCGGCTCGAGGGCGCCATCGCGATCTCGCGGTTCCTGGCGCGCTTCCCGGCCTATGCCGTCAGCGGCCAGCCGGTGCGCGGCGGCCGGGTGCGGTTTCGCGGCTTCCTGAGCGTGCCCTGCTCGATTCGTTGA
- a CDS encoding diphosphate--fructose-6-phosphate 1-phosphotransferase: MPSIVIAQGGGPTAVINQTLCGAVLAARRHDPSVRILGARYGVRGLTEGNVVDLTSMPEAELRRLGNTPNSALGSTRDKPDSGACSDILAALDRLDARAFVYIGGNDTAGTLELLRQQSSGPCHFVHAPKTIDNDLMENDHVPGFISAAAFVANAFVSIDLDFRAMPGIYVAIVMGRHAGFLSAAAAGWQQSPDDAPHLIYKPEKPFSVVQFLDDVDAVYTRLGRCIVSMSEGVQDETGRPLAEALAGEAVERDAHGNLHLTGGDLGIEIQKALKSRFPKARARVDTLGYLPRAYIGVIDETDRNEAFDAGAFAAQSALTGTGSVVLHYDGERIEPLLVPLDRVAGKTRHMPDDFLVGSNAVSEEGRRYFRRLLPKRPDIFLPFV; encoded by the coding sequence ATGCCATCGATCGTCATTGCTCAGGGCGGCGGCCCCACCGCCGTGATCAACCAGACCTTGTGTGGCGCCGTCCTTGCCGCGCGCAGGCATGATCCGTCCGTGCGCATTCTGGGCGCGCGCTATGGTGTGCGAGGCCTTACGGAGGGGAACGTCGTCGACCTCACCAGCATGCCCGAGGCCGAACTCCGCCGCCTCGGCAACACGCCCAATTCGGCTCTCGGATCGACCCGCGACAAGCCAGATTCTGGTGCATGCTCTGATATCCTCGCGGCTCTGGACCGGCTAGATGCCCGCGCCTTTGTCTATATTGGCGGCAACGACACCGCCGGAACGCTCGAACTGCTGCGGCAGCAGTCAAGCGGCCCCTGCCATTTCGTGCATGCCCCCAAGACCATCGACAACGACCTGATGGAGAACGATCACGTCCCGGGCTTCATCTCGGCAGCCGCCTTCGTCGCCAATGCCTTTGTCAGCATAGATCTCGATTTTCGCGCGATGCCCGGCATCTATGTGGCCATCGTCATGGGCCGCCATGCCGGTTTCCTCTCCGCCGCGGCCGCAGGCTGGCAGCAATCGCCCGACGATGCTCCGCATCTGATCTATAAGCCGGAAAAGCCATTCTCGGTTGTCCAGTTCCTCGACGACGTCGATGCGGTTTACACGCGGCTGGGCCGCTGTATCGTCTCGATGTCCGAGGGAGTGCAGGACGAAACCGGCCGGCCTCTCGCCGAGGCGCTGGCGGGCGAGGCGGTCGAGCGCGACGCCCATGGAAATCTGCACTTGACGGGCGGTGATCTCGGCATCGAGATCCAAAAGGCCCTGAAATCGCGTTTTCCCAAGGCAAGGGCGCGTGTCGACACGCTGGGCTATCTGCCACGCGCCTATATCGGCGTGATCGACGAAACCGACCGCAATGAGGCTTTCGACGCTGGCGCATTTGCCGCGCAGAGCGCCTTAACCGGCACGGGCTCGGTGGTGCTGCATTATGACGGCGAGCGTATCGAACCTCTGCTCGTGCCGCTCGATCGCGTGGCTGGAAAAACACGCCATATGCCCGACGATTTCCTTGTCGGCAGCAATGCAGTTTCGGAAGAAGGACGGCGCTATTTCCGGCGACTTCTACCCAAGCGGCCCGATATCTTCCTGCCGTTCGTGTGA